The DNA region ATAGAAGCAGAGATTGAGCCTAAGGTGGAGATCGTGGGCGATAAATTTGCCCTTACATCAGTAGTGACCAATTTGATAGAAAACGCGGTAAAATATTCAAGCCCCTGCTCATCTGTTGGGGTAAAGCTGTTTTCAAAAGATGATAAAGTTTATTTGCAGGTATCTGATCATGGTATCGGCATAGCCGACGAGGAGAAAACCCGCATTTTTGACCGTTTTTACCGCGTAGGCAGTGAAGAAACCCGTAACACAAAGGGCACCGGACTGGGCCTTTATATTGTTAAGGAGGTGTTGGATAAACACCAGGCCAGCATCAGGGTTAAAGATAACCGCCCTGCTGGTAGTATTTTTGAAGTTACATTTGGACTAACCTAAATTTAAGACATGAATATGCCAAACAAAAAAAGGATTTTATTGGCCGAAGACGAAGAGCATTTGTTAGAAGCAATTAAGCTTAACCTTGAGCTGGAAGGTTACAAGGTTTCTCCGGCCAAAAACGGCAAAAAAGCTTTACAGCTGTTTAAGGAAGAACGCTTTAACCTGGTGATATTGGACGTAATGATGCCCGAAATTGACGGCTTTGTTGTTGCCGAAACCATCAGGCTTGAAAATACAGAAGTACCTATCATGTTCCTCACCGCTAAAAATACTAATGAGGACAAAATCTCGGGCTTGAAAAAAGGTGCCGATGATTATCTTACCAAGCCGTTTAACCTGGAGGAGCTTATTTTAAGGGTGAACAACCTGGTAAAACGCAGCCTGAAAGGTGAGGACCTGAAAGAGTTTAACAGCTACAAAATTGGTGATAAAACCATCCATTTTAACTCGTTTGAACTGGTTAATGAAGATGGCTCAATTACCGCCCTTACCAAAAAGGAAACCATGCTGCTTAAACTGTTGATTGAGCGCCGTAATGACGCCGTATCGCGCGAGCAGATCCTGGAAACCGTTTGGAATTATGACGTTTACCCGTCAACCCGTACTATCGACAATTTTATCCTAACCTTCCGTAAGTACTTTGAACCAGATCCTAAAAACCCGGTTTATTTCCACTCCATTCGTGGCGTTGGGTATAAATTTACCGATAACCAGCATTAATGTTCAGTAACAGGACACGTATATTCATTGCGTTTATATTTCTGCTGTCGTTAGGTATATTGGTATATTTTCATATATATGAACTTGCGGCAGTTGCAGCTATGATGATCATCCTGCTTATATGGGATTATTTCAGGCAGGGTACCTTAGTTGTAGCATCCAAACATTTTCATGTAAAGGACTACGATAAAACCGCAGCCTCGTTAAACGAGATCATGAAACCCGAATGGCTCAGCAAAAACCGCAGGGGATATTATGAGTTTATATTCGGCGGTTTATGCCTGCAAAGACAGGATTTTGAAGGAGCAGAAATGCACTATGAAATAGCGGCGCAATATCCCTTACGTTCGGTTAACGACCACGTAGCCGCTTTGGTTAGTGTGGCCAATATCAGCATCAGGCGCGGTAATTTTGAAAAGGCCAAGGCCTATCTGCAATTAACCGAGAAGCATAAAGAAAAAATAACCGCCAAAATGAAGGATGTGATAAGCCGCCTTCAGCAGGAATTGAGGAAAGAGTCAGGACAGCAAGAGTCAGGATTCAAGATTAAAAAGTCGGGAGACAAAAAATAAGATAAAGAGACAGGAAGGCAAGAGTTGGAAGACGAGTTAGCAAGCGTAAGAGAGTATTTTTTCTTGCATCTTGGTTCTTGACTTCTTGACTCTGAGGCCTCTGGCCTCTCAAAAAAAATATGAGAGATTCGTTATTAATAAAAGCGGCATTTTCGGAGCAAACAGAACGCCCGCCGGTTTGGATGATGAGACAGGCAGGCCGCTTTATGAAAGAGTATTGGGACATTAAAAATAAATACTCGTTCCTTGAAATGTGTAAAACACCGGAGATAGCCGCCGATGTTACCATGCTGCCGGTTGATCTGTTAGGGATTGACGGTGCGATTTTATTTTCTGATATCCTGGTAACGGGTGAAGCCATGGGCGGCGACCTGAGCTTTAACGCAGGTGTTGGTCCGCTGTTTGCCAATCCCGTACGTACACAAGCCGATATCGATAACCTGCAAACTGATGTTATTGATAAGCTGCAATATGTTGCTGATGCTATTAAGGTGATTCAACAGCGCCTTGGCGGCCGTATTCCGCTGATAGGTTTTGCCGGTGCTCCGTTTACTGTGATGAGCTATCTGGTTGAAGGCGGATCATCAAAAGATTTCAAGCTTACCAAACTGATGCTGCACAATGAGCCTGAAATGGCCCATCAGTTGTTATCAAAAATAGCTACCGTAACTGCCGATTACCTCAACATGCAGATTGCTGCAGGCGTAAATGCGGTACAGATCTTCGATAGCTGGGCGCAGGCTCTGGCATGGGATGATTATAAAGAATTTAGCCACCGTTATATTGCCGAGATCATCAGCAAACTTAACCGTAAAGATATCCCGGTGATCTCTTTCTGCAAAGGCAGCTCGGTTTTTGCACCGCTAATGGCAGAGGCTAAGCCGGATGTAATTTCTATCGATTGGAATGTTGACCTGTTAGACATCAAAAAACGTTTACCGGCAGGGATTGCAGTACAGGGTAACCTTGATCCGCACATTCTTTATGCCGATAAAAAAGTAATTAAAGAGCGCATCTACCGCCTGTTTGATCGTATGAAAGGCGAAAATGGCTTCATCTTTAACCTGGGCCATGGTATTATGCCTGATATCCCGTTTGACAACGTGAAGTACGCGGTGGAAGTGATAAAAGAATATAGAAACTAAGAATAAATATAATCCGGCGAGGGCTGGAAAGTGCGATTCCCCTCTTGAGAGGGGGGTAGGGGTGTGTTAATCATGCGATAAGAACACAGATGAAACACACCCCTGCTCACGCTCATTCCTATCGCGCCCCCTCTCAAGAGGGGAACCCAACCGTCGGTCATCATAAAAACAACTCCTCTTTTGAGGTCGGTGCATATGTACGATTACGTAAAAGCTATACATATCATTTTTGTGGTCTGCTGGATGGCGGGGTTATTTTATAGCGTACGTTTATTTATTTATCATACCGAAGCCCAGGATAAGCCCGAGCCGGATCGTACTATATTGTCTAAACAATTCGAAATCATTGAACGCAAGTTATGGAATATCATAACCATCCCCTCAATGTACCTTACCATAGCAGCCGGCGCAACGATGCTTATCCTCAAGCCAATTTGGCTTCAATTTGGCTGGATGCATATCAAGCTGACCTTTGTTGTGGCTTTAGTGATCTATCATTTCATCTGCCAAAATAAAATAAAACAGATGCGTAACGGCGTATTCAAATGGACATCCATTCAGCTCCGCTTATGGAATGAAGTTGCCACCATTTTTCTGTTCGCCATTGTTTTCCTTGTGGTGCTTAAGAGCGCTTTGAATTGGATCTTTGGTGTTGTTGGCTTGGTATCGCTGGCTGTGATACTGATGATAGCCGTGAAGATTTATAAAAGATATAGGGAGAAGAAATAATCAGCTGATTTTAATATTTATCTAAAAGCCTCATCGTCAAGTTCTATTTTCCCCTCCAGTTCGAGCAACTTTTTTTGATTTTCTAAAATCGCAGATATATCTGATTCACGATCTTCCCTTTGAGCTCTTTGCCATTGCACAGGATCCTCAAATGAAGATTCAGAAGTAGCCCTGAAATTCAAAATCCGCTCTTTGAGCGCTTCGCGGCTTATACTCTCAGGTTCCATACTTTTTTCTTCTACAATAACATTAAGCTCTTTAGCCAAAGCGATTATCTTCGCGATGCTTTGCTTGTTATCTGATTTTAGGATTAATTCCATGATTTTATCTATTGGCGCTTCTCAAAAAGCTGTAAACCGAAGTTACAACAAATCATCATCATTCATCTTCTTAAACTATTCATTAAAATATTTCCATCACCATGCAACCATTTACATCACTCTGCCATCTTACTTATAAATGATGTTTTTGGAACCTAAATATACCATTCAGCAATTGATAAACCGCTGCCGGGCCGGCGAGCGAAAGGCGCAGGAACTGCTTTATAAACAGTTTGCCTCAAAAATGCTGGGGGTATGCATGCGGTACGCTACCGACCACATGGAGGCCGAAGACATGTTGCAGAATGGCTTTATAAGGGTTTTTCAAAAAATGGATGATTACCGGGGCGACGGATCATTTGAGGGTTGGGTTAGGCGCATTATGATTCACAGTTCAATTGAATACTATCGCAAGCATCATAAAATGATGCAGGTAATTGATATTGACGAAGCAGGGCATGAACCTTCTGTTAATCCGCTGGCGGCGGCTAACCTGGATGCAAAGGTGCTGATGGGCATGATACAGCAATTGGCACCGGGTTACCGGATAGTGTTTAACCTTTACGCGCTTGAAGGCTATTCGCACAAAGAGATAGCGGAGATTGTAGGCATTACCGAGGGTGCCTCTAAATCACAGCTGTCAAGGGCTCGTACAATATTGAAAGAACAAATTACTAAAATGGAGGGCAAAAGTTATGGATATGCAGGATAAGGAACTGGACAGGCTGTTTCAACGAAAGCTTGATGACCTGGAAATACAACCGTCGGCCCATGTATGGCAGGGCATCAACGCCGAATTAAACGCCGGCAGGCGTAAAGGAATATTATTGCCTTTGCTAAGCGCAGCAGCAGGTGTTATATTACTGATCACCGCAGGTATCCTGTTTATTCCTAAACAACCGGTTAAACATCATGACCGTTCAACAGCCATAGTTAAAACCCATCAACCGGTAAAACAACCTGTTGCAGTTACAGTTGAGCCTGTGGTACCTCCAACCCCGGCGCAAAACAAAGTACCTGCAAATCCGGTTATAGCACCTGTTAACAATTTGGCCCACGTTAATAAAACGAAAACAAAAACTAACTTGACGCAATCCATAAAACAGCCTGCAGCTACTGCCCAACCGCCTGTAGATGCCCGTACAGATGAGCCCTTATTAGCAAATGTCCCTGCCGCAGATTATCCTGTTGTGAAAACCGCTGCCCCGGATACGGCAACAAGGATCGGCCCAAAATCAGCCAGTATTGACATCGAAAAAGCACAGCCCACACTAATTGCGCAAGCCCCGGCACAATCGGCCCCTGCCAAACCTGTTAAAAAACACCGTATTCGCAGCCTTGGCGACGTATTTAATGTAGTGATAGCCGCGGTTGATAAACGTAAAGACAAAGTAATTGAATTCAGTAATACCGATGAAGACGATGCCACTATTACAGGTGTAAACCTGGGCTTCGTCAAAATAAAAAAAGACAAAGACAAGTAATATTTTAGCGAACGAAAGATATACCACAATATATGAAACGCCTTATTTTAACCATCGCGATATGCCTTGCCGCGAGCTTTGTTTTTGCTCAAAGCACACCCGCTGATTCTGCACAAAACACCACTGATACCACAACCCATAAAAAACATGTTAAGGTAAAGCTTGGTTTTGGTGACGATGTGACGCAGGTGAATATTAATAACGACGAGCCCGATACCGTATACCATGCCCACAGAGCACCAGGCTTTTCGTTTGGCGTAACTTTTTCACGGATCGACCTTGGGTTTGCTACCTTAGTTGATAATGGCAGCTTTACTTTATCTGATAAAAACAAGTTTTTAAGCTACCGCCAATGGAAAACAAGCAACTTTGGTTTTGATGTGCTGCAATTCGGTTACCGGTTTAACAGCTCTTTCAAAATTTATGTATCCGGCGGCTTCGACTGGACACACATCCGCTTACGTAATGATATCACCATACAGCGTAACGCACCGGTGCTAACTTACGTTCAGGATAGTATTCACTACAGCAAAAACCGCTTCTCATCAACTTACTTACGTATCCCACTGTCGTTCTACTACCGCAGCCATGAAGACGACCGGGGGAACTACTTCCGGCTGGTTGCCGGTCCGGAGATTGGCATCTTGCTCAATGGTCGTGTAAAACAGATCAGTGACGAAAATGGCAAACAGAAGTTCAACGACGACTATCATTTTGCCAAACTGCGCAAAGGCGTGTTTGTACGTATGGGATACGGCATCATGGGCTTATATGCCAAGTATTACTTTAACGACATGTTTGAAAACAGCCCCGATCAAAAAGGGTTAAGGAACTTCTCATTCGGATTGACTTTTGGCTTCTGACCGCTGATTTAGGTGATTACGTTGATTTCGCTGATTATTTTTGATTGTAAATGATTAAGATGATTTGATAATCTTCAAGCGAACTCTCTCTCCAAAATGATCAGTGTAATCCCAAAAAAGAAATCAACGCAATCAGCGTAATCATAACCATCAACGGTTTATCTTTGCCCTTGATGTCAGAGATTCCTTTTTTGCAGGCAGTTGCCATAAGTAAAATATTTCCGGGAAAGCAGCAGGCCGGTGTAAAAAAAACCGGGCTCATTATTGAGCCGGGCAAAATCACCGCCATTATAGGTGAAAGTGGTAGTGGTAAAAGCACTCTGTTACGCTTGTTATACGGCTTACTTTCCCCTGATGAAGGTACCGTTTACTTTAAAGGCGAACGCATTTGGGGCCCCGAAGAAAAACTGATCCCGGGTCATGATGCCATGAAAATGGTAACCCAGCATACTGACGATCTTAACCTGTTTGCCAAAGTTTGGGATAACGTGGCTGCTATGCTGCCGGCAACAGATCTCAAAGCCAAACAGGAGAAAACCGAAAGGGTGCTTAAACAGCTCAACATGTTTGCCATGGCCGATAAGCGCGTAGCCGACTTAAGCGGCGGCGAAAAGCAACGAGTAGCCATTGCCCGCGCAATCGTTACCCATCCCCAGGTATTACTGCTTGACGAGCCATTTAACCAGGTGGATACCTCCTTCAGGGAAGGCTTACAGCATGATATCAGACAAATTGTTAAGGAAACAGGGTTAACGGTGATCATGGTATCTCATGATCCTGCCGAAGTGCTATCGATGGCAGATGAGCTTATTGTTATAAACAAAGGAGAAATTGTTGAGCATGGCAACCCCAAGGCGTTATACAAACATCCAAAATTTCTTTACACAGCTCAATTACTTACCAACTGCAACGTACTAACCGCTCATGAGGCCCGTTTTTGCGGCATTAACATAACCAAAGAATATGCGGTTGTTTATCCTGAGCAGATCAAAATTAAATTAATAGCTGCAACCAAAAGCTGGGTTGTTAAGCAGGTGTTATTTAAAGGTTTTTATGAGGATTTGATCCTTAGGCATGAAGATATTACCCTACGGGTTTTGAGCGAGGAAACCGGAAAATATGCCGAGGGAGATTTGGTAGCAGTACGGGTGGAGAAGTATTTGGAGTATTAATCCTACGATTAGGCTTACAAGGCAAGCAAGATATTTAGTTGTAGTTAACTGATATCGGCCCGCTCATTCGCCGCGGGTTGGCTTTGTTCTTTTTCTTGATAAAAAGAACCAAAAATCAAGTCAGCAGATAGGCTTCTTGGCGCTCAAGGCCTTTGCCCTGCAAACCGGGCATAACCACGGGCTGCAATTATTTTGCCCTGCTTCGCTCGCTCGTTGTCCCCGCTTCTGCAAAAACTTGCTATGCCCCTACAGCAGCACAGGCCAGCATTGTTCTGCCCGGTTTCGCCCGAAGCTTACCTGCTGACGGGGAACTGAAGACACAAGACGGTTAGATTTAAGAAAAAAGGATTCAAAAAATAAACCGGCGCCATACCTCGCGCTGGCTACCGGTTTTTTAAACGTATATTTAAAAAAGGTCTTAATGCCTTAAATCAAGGCTCAGCATTACCAGGTTTTTACTTTCAACATAGGCGGTGCGCTCGTTCAACCTGTCAAGGACCTGGTCAAGCGCCAGGCGGGTCTTTTTCTTTTTAATGTTGAGTTTACTGTAAACTGTTTCCTCGTATATCAGCTTATTGTTATCGTTATAAAACTTAATGGTTTGCACGCGGGGCAAATTAATATTGTGTTCAACTACCCAAAAACCGCGTACATTTGTTATTTTATTTTGAGCCTGCACCGCAGCTGCTGCAAGTGCCAGTATACAAACTGTGATAATTAACTTTTTCATGGTGTTATTTTTAATATAAACTAAAATTAAGGGCCCGTAAAATGGCATGAAAAT from Mucilaginibacter sp. SJ includes:
- the hemE gene encoding uroporphyrinogen decarboxylase; the encoded protein is MRDSLLIKAAFSEQTERPPVWMMRQAGRFMKEYWDIKNKYSFLEMCKTPEIAADVTMLPVDLLGIDGAILFSDILVTGEAMGGDLSFNAGVGPLFANPVRTQADIDNLQTDVIDKLQYVADAIKVIQQRLGGRIPLIGFAGAPFTVMSYLVEGGSSKDFKLTKLMLHNEPEMAHQLLSKIATVTADYLNMQIAAGVNAVQIFDSWAQALAWDDYKEFSHRYIAEIISKLNRKDIPVISFCKGSSVFAPLMAEAKPDVISIDWNVDLLDIKKRLPAGIAVQGNLDPHILYADKKVIKERIYRLFDRMKGENGFIFNLGHGIMPDIPFDNVKYAVEVIKEYRN
- a CDS encoding response regulator transcription factor, producing MPNKKRILLAEDEEHLLEAIKLNLELEGYKVSPAKNGKKALQLFKEERFNLVILDVMMPEIDGFVVAETIRLENTEVPIMFLTAKNTNEDKISGLKKGADDYLTKPFNLEELILRVNNLVKRSLKGEDLKEFNSYKIGDKTIHFNSFELVNEDGSITALTKKETMLLKLLIERRNDAVSREQILETVWNYDVYPSTRTIDNFILTFRKYFEPDPKNPVYFHSIRGVGYKFTDNQH
- a CDS encoding outer membrane beta-barrel protein, yielding MKRLILTIAICLAASFVFAQSTPADSAQNTTDTTTHKKHVKVKLGFGDDVTQVNINNDEPDTVYHAHRAPGFSFGVTFSRIDLGFATLVDNGSFTLSDKNKFLSYRQWKTSNFGFDVLQFGYRFNSSFKIYVSGGFDWTHIRLRNDITIQRNAPVLTYVQDSIHYSKNRFSSTYLRIPLSFYYRSHEDDRGNYFRLVAGPEIGILLNGRVKQISDENGKQKFNDDYHFAKLRKGVFVRMGYGIMGLYAKYYFNDMFENSPDQKGLRNFSFGLTFGF
- a CDS encoding ABC transporter ATP-binding protein; amino-acid sequence: MSEIPFLQAVAISKIFPGKQQAGVKKTGLIIEPGKITAIIGESGSGKSTLLRLLYGLLSPDEGTVYFKGERIWGPEEKLIPGHDAMKMVTQHTDDLNLFAKVWDNVAAMLPATDLKAKQEKTERVLKQLNMFAMADKRVADLSGGEKQRVAIARAIVTHPQVLLLDEPFNQVDTSFREGLQHDIRQIVKETGLTVIMVSHDPAEVLSMADELIVINKGEIVEHGNPKALYKHPKFLYTAQLLTNCNVLTAHEARFCGINITKEYAVVYPEQIKIKLIAATKSWVVKQVLFKGFYEDLILRHEDITLRVLSEETGKYAEGDLVAVRVEKYLEY
- the hemJ gene encoding protoporphyrinogen oxidase HemJ, which encodes MYDYVKAIHIIFVVCWMAGLFYSVRLFIYHTEAQDKPEPDRTILSKQFEIIERKLWNIITIPSMYLTIAAGATMLILKPIWLQFGWMHIKLTFVVALVIYHFICQNKIKQMRNGVFKWTSIQLRLWNEVATIFLFAIVFLVVLKSALNWIFGVVGLVSLAVILMIAVKIYKRYREKK
- a CDS encoding RNA polymerase sigma factor codes for the protein MFLEPKYTIQQLINRCRAGERKAQELLYKQFASKMLGVCMRYATDHMEAEDMLQNGFIRVFQKMDDYRGDGSFEGWVRRIMIHSSIEYYRKHHKMMQVIDIDEAGHEPSVNPLAAANLDAKVLMGMIQQLAPGYRIVFNLYALEGYSHKEIAEIVGITEGASKSQLSRARTILKEQITKMEGKSYGYAG